A single Brassica rapa cultivar Chiifu-401-42 chromosome A04, CAAS_Brap_v3.01, whole genome shotgun sequence DNA region contains:
- the LOC103862892 gene encoding E3 ubiquitin-protein ligase RNF25 isoform X1, with translation MTEEEVAMEMEAVEAVYGDEAVIVDSYPPHLHLHIKPRTAEISSQQFVEAVVRIQAGPKYPDEPPEISLIESKGLDEERQKLLMGFVQEKSLELSSSLMLVALCEEAVERLTIMNHPDGDCPLCLYPLFPEDGESDQMPFMKLMSCFHCFHCECIIRWWNWLHTEKEADSVNGNSGSVDKSLGNCPVCRKVVHASDIEHVLGLVGATQSSQQLSCFMTKQDSGEVQDPVLQSESENMRRERFEAILKTQEEQGGLVQPKKNISVVPGMYLPPPPAPASSSSNQEEAQEQGQQVEQYKDAESETNSSSSNNRRGRGRGRGGRGHSNVNRRKQNPQDPRKPTKQWVQRS, from the exons ATGACAGAGGAAGAGGTGGCGATGGAGATGGAAGCTGTAGAAGCAGTTTACGGCGATGAAGCCGTCATAGTGGATTCGTATCCTCCTCATCTTCACCTCCACATCAAGCCCCGCACCGCCGAGATCTCTTCTCAGCAG TTTGTGGAAGCTGTTGTGAGAATACAAGCTGGTCCTAAG TATCCAGACGAGCCGCCGGAGATTAGTTTGATTGAGTCTAAGGGTCTTGATGAGGAAAGGCAAAAGCTTTTGATGGGTTTTGTGCAAGAGAAATCTTTGGAACTATCATCTTCTCTAATGCTAGTTGCACTTTGTGAG GAAGCAGTAGAGAGGCTGACGATAATGAATCATCCGGATGGTGACTGTCCACTGTGTTTGTATCCGTTATTCCCTGAGGATGGAGAGAGTGATCAAATGCCCTTTATGAAGCTCATGTCTTGCTTTCATTGTTTCCACTG TGAGTGCATCATTAGGTGGTGGAACTGGCTTCACACAGAGAAAGAAGCTGATTCAGTGAATG GTAACTCTGGATCAGTAGATAAAAGCTTGGGAAACTGTCCAGTGTGCCGCAAAGTTGTTCATGCGAGTGATATTGAACATGTTCTCGGCTTAGTCGGTGCAACTCAGTCATCTCAACAG CTTTCATGCTTTATGACCAAACAGGATTCTGGTGAGGTCCAAGACCCAGTGCTCCAGTCAGAGTCAGAGAACATGAGAAGAGAGCGGTTTGAGGCTATTCTAAAGACGCAGGAAGAGCAGGGTGGTCTGGTTCAACCAAAGAAAAACATATCGGTTGTTCCCGGTATGTATCTTCCTCCTCCACCAGCTCCTGCATCATCTTCATCAAACCAAGAAGAAGCTCAGGAACAAGGACAACAAGTGGAACAATACAAAGACGCTGAATCAGAGACAAACTCCAGCAGCTCCAACAACAGGAGAGGGAGAGGCAGAGGCCGAGGAGGTCGGGGACATAGTAACGTCAACAGGAGGAAGCAGAATCCTCAAGATCCAAGAAAACCTACGAAGCAGTGGGTGCAGAGGAGTTGA
- the LOC103862892 gene encoding E3 ubiquitin-protein ligase RNF25 isoform X3, translating to MTEEEVAMEMEAVEAVYGDEAVIVDSYPPHLHLHIKPRTAEISSQQFVEAVVRIQAGPKYPDEPPEISLIESKGLDEERQKLLMGFVQEKSLELSSSLMLVALCEEAVERLTIMNHPDGDCPLCLYPLFPEDGESDQMPFMKLMSCFHCFHCECIIRWWNWLHTEKEADSVNGNSGSVDKSLGNCPVCRKVVHASDIEHVLGLVGATQSSQQDSGEVQDPVLQSESENMRRERFEAILKTQEEQGGLVQPKKNISVVPGMYLPPPPAPASSSSNQEEAQEQGQQVEQYKDAESETNSSSSNNRRGRGRGRGGRGHSNVNRRKQNPQDPRKPTKQWVQRS from the exons ATGACAGAGGAAGAGGTGGCGATGGAGATGGAAGCTGTAGAAGCAGTTTACGGCGATGAAGCCGTCATAGTGGATTCGTATCCTCCTCATCTTCACCTCCACATCAAGCCCCGCACCGCCGAGATCTCTTCTCAGCAG TTTGTGGAAGCTGTTGTGAGAATACAAGCTGGTCCTAAG TATCCAGACGAGCCGCCGGAGATTAGTTTGATTGAGTCTAAGGGTCTTGATGAGGAAAGGCAAAAGCTTTTGATGGGTTTTGTGCAAGAGAAATCTTTGGAACTATCATCTTCTCTAATGCTAGTTGCACTTTGTGAG GAAGCAGTAGAGAGGCTGACGATAATGAATCATCCGGATGGTGACTGTCCACTGTGTTTGTATCCGTTATTCCCTGAGGATGGAGAGAGTGATCAAATGCCCTTTATGAAGCTCATGTCTTGCTTTCATTGTTTCCACTG TGAGTGCATCATTAGGTGGTGGAACTGGCTTCACACAGAGAAAGAAGCTGATTCAGTGAATG GTAACTCTGGATCAGTAGATAAAAGCTTGGGAAACTGTCCAGTGTGCCGCAAAGTTGTTCATGCGAGTGATATTGAACATGTTCTCGGCTTAGTCGGTGCAACTCAGTCATCTCAACAG GATTCTGGTGAGGTCCAAGACCCAGTGCTCCAGTCAGAGTCAGAGAACATGAGAAGAGAGCGGTTTGAGGCTATTCTAAAGACGCAGGAAGAGCAGGGTGGTCTGGTTCAACCAAAGAAAAACATATCGGTTGTTCCCGGTATGTATCTTCCTCCTCCACCAGCTCCTGCATCATCTTCATCAAACCAAGAAGAAGCTCAGGAACAAGGACAACAAGTGGAACAATACAAAGACGCTGAATCAGAGACAAACTCCAGCAGCTCCAACAACAGGAGAGGGAGAGGCAGAGGCCGAGGAGGTCGGGGACATAGTAACGTCAACAGGAGGAAGCAGAATCCTCAAGATCCAAGAAAACCTACGAAGCAGTGGGTGCAGAGGAGTTGA
- the LOC103862892 gene encoding E3 ubiquitin-protein ligase RNF25 isoform X4, producing the protein MTEEEVAMEMEAVEAVYGDEAVIVDSYPPHLHLHIKPRTAEISSQQFVEAVVRIQAGPKYPDEPPEISLIESKGLDEERQKLLMGFVQEKSLELSSSLMLVALCEEAVERLTIMNHPDGDCPLCLYPLFPEDGESDQMPFMKLMSCFHCFHCECIIRWWNWLHTEKEADSGSVDKSLGNCPVCRKVVHASDIEHVLGLVGATQSSQQDSGEVQDPVLQSESENMRRERFEAILKTQEEQGGLVQPKKNISVVPGMYLPPPPAPASSSSNQEEAQEQGQQVEQYKDAESETNSSSSNNRRGRGRGRGGRGHSNVNRRKQNPQDPRKPTKQWVQRS; encoded by the exons ATGACAGAGGAAGAGGTGGCGATGGAGATGGAAGCTGTAGAAGCAGTTTACGGCGATGAAGCCGTCATAGTGGATTCGTATCCTCCTCATCTTCACCTCCACATCAAGCCCCGCACCGCCGAGATCTCTTCTCAGCAG TTTGTGGAAGCTGTTGTGAGAATACAAGCTGGTCCTAAG TATCCAGACGAGCCGCCGGAGATTAGTTTGATTGAGTCTAAGGGTCTTGATGAGGAAAGGCAAAAGCTTTTGATGGGTTTTGTGCAAGAGAAATCTTTGGAACTATCATCTTCTCTAATGCTAGTTGCACTTTGTGAG GAAGCAGTAGAGAGGCTGACGATAATGAATCATCCGGATGGTGACTGTCCACTGTGTTTGTATCCGTTATTCCCTGAGGATGGAGAGAGTGATCAAATGCCCTTTATGAAGCTCATGTCTTGCTTTCATTGTTTCCACTG TGAGTGCATCATTAGGTGGTGGAACTGGCTTCACACAGAGAAAGAAGCTGAT TCTGGATCAGTAGATAAAAGCTTGGGAAACTGTCCAGTGTGCCGCAAAGTTGTTCATGCGAGTGATATTGAACATGTTCTCGGCTTAGTCGGTGCAACTCAGTCATCTCAACAG GATTCTGGTGAGGTCCAAGACCCAGTGCTCCAGTCAGAGTCAGAGAACATGAGAAGAGAGCGGTTTGAGGCTATTCTAAAGACGCAGGAAGAGCAGGGTGGTCTGGTTCAACCAAAGAAAAACATATCGGTTGTTCCCGGTATGTATCTTCCTCCTCCACCAGCTCCTGCATCATCTTCATCAAACCAAGAAGAAGCTCAGGAACAAGGACAACAAGTGGAACAATACAAAGACGCTGAATCAGAGACAAACTCCAGCAGCTCCAACAACAGGAGAGGGAGAGGCAGAGGCCGAGGAGGTCGGGGACATAGTAACGTCAACAGGAGGAAGCAGAATCCTCAAGATCCAAGAAAACCTACGAAGCAGTGGGTGCAGAGGAGTTGA
- the LOC103862892 gene encoding E3 ubiquitin-protein ligase RNF25 isoform X2 — MTEEEVAMEMEAVEAVYGDEAVIVDSYPPHLHLHIKPRTAEISSQQFVEAVVRIQAGPKYPDEPPEISLIESKGLDEERQKLLMGFVQEKSLELSSSLMLVALCEEAVERLTIMNHPDGDCPLCLYPLFPEDGESDQMPFMKLMSCFHCFHCECIIRWWNWLHTEKEADSGSVDKSLGNCPVCRKVVHASDIEHVLGLVGATQSSQQLSCFMTKQDSGEVQDPVLQSESENMRRERFEAILKTQEEQGGLVQPKKNISVVPGMYLPPPPAPASSSSNQEEAQEQGQQVEQYKDAESETNSSSSNNRRGRGRGRGGRGHSNVNRRKQNPQDPRKPTKQWVQRS; from the exons ATGACAGAGGAAGAGGTGGCGATGGAGATGGAAGCTGTAGAAGCAGTTTACGGCGATGAAGCCGTCATAGTGGATTCGTATCCTCCTCATCTTCACCTCCACATCAAGCCCCGCACCGCCGAGATCTCTTCTCAGCAG TTTGTGGAAGCTGTTGTGAGAATACAAGCTGGTCCTAAG TATCCAGACGAGCCGCCGGAGATTAGTTTGATTGAGTCTAAGGGTCTTGATGAGGAAAGGCAAAAGCTTTTGATGGGTTTTGTGCAAGAGAAATCTTTGGAACTATCATCTTCTCTAATGCTAGTTGCACTTTGTGAG GAAGCAGTAGAGAGGCTGACGATAATGAATCATCCGGATGGTGACTGTCCACTGTGTTTGTATCCGTTATTCCCTGAGGATGGAGAGAGTGATCAAATGCCCTTTATGAAGCTCATGTCTTGCTTTCATTGTTTCCACTG TGAGTGCATCATTAGGTGGTGGAACTGGCTTCACACAGAGAAAGAAGCTGAT TCTGGATCAGTAGATAAAAGCTTGGGAAACTGTCCAGTGTGCCGCAAAGTTGTTCATGCGAGTGATATTGAACATGTTCTCGGCTTAGTCGGTGCAACTCAGTCATCTCAACAG CTTTCATGCTTTATGACCAAACAGGATTCTGGTGAGGTCCAAGACCCAGTGCTCCAGTCAGAGTCAGAGAACATGAGAAGAGAGCGGTTTGAGGCTATTCTAAAGACGCAGGAAGAGCAGGGTGGTCTGGTTCAACCAAAGAAAAACATATCGGTTGTTCCCGGTATGTATCTTCCTCCTCCACCAGCTCCTGCATCATCTTCATCAAACCAAGAAGAAGCTCAGGAACAAGGACAACAAGTGGAACAATACAAAGACGCTGAATCAGAGACAAACTCCAGCAGCTCCAACAACAGGAGAGGGAGAGGCAGAGGCCGAGGAGGTCGGGGACATAGTAACGTCAACAGGAGGAAGCAGAATCCTCAAGATCCAAGAAAACCTACGAAGCAGTGGGTGCAGAGGAGTTGA
- the LOC103862894 gene encoding flavanone 3-dioxygenase 3, protein MEETNKNVLGDCFTSAMALTESGVPHVPTRYILPPSQRPVLSPSIGTGSINLPVIDLSFLHDPLLRPSVIHEIEMACKEFGFFQVTNHGISSSVVKDALDAATRFFDLPADEKMLLVSDDVHTPVRYGTSINHSTDSVHYWRDFIKHYSHPLSKWIDLWPSNPPCYKEKVGKYSEATHVLHKQLMEAISESLGLEKSYLQEEIEEGSQVMAVNCYPACPEPEIALGMPPHSDFSSLTILLQSSQGLQIKDKNNNWVCVPYIEGALIVQLGDQVEVMSNGVYKSVVHRVTVNKDVNRLSFASLHSLPMNKKISPAPQLVNEEKPAAYGDFSFNDFLEYISRNDLTKQRFIDTVKKNKF, encoded by the exons ATGgaggaaacaaataaaaatgtgCTTGGTGATTGCTTTACTAGTGCTATGGCACTCACTGAGTCAGGTGTCCCTCACGTGCCTACCCGTTACATTCTTCCGCCTTCACAACGACCAGTTCTCAGTCCAAGCATTGGCACTGGTAGCATCAATCTTCCTGTCATTGATCTCTCCTTCTTACATGATCCTCTGCTTCGACCCAGTGTCATCCATGAGATTGAAATGGCTTGCAAGGAGTTTGGTTTCTTTCAG GTTACAAACCATGGAATATCATCTTCAGTGGTGAAAGATGCACTTGATGCAGCTACAAGGTTCTTTGACTTACCAGCCGATGAGAAGATGCTTCTGGTTTCCGATGATGTTCATACGCCAGTAAGATATGGCACCAGCATAAACCATTCAACAGACAGTGTTCATTACTGGAGAGACTTCATCAAGCATTACTCCCATCCTCTCTCAAAGTGGATTGATCTCTGGCCATCCAACCCTCCATGTTACAA GGAAAAAGTGGGGAAATACTCAGAAGCAACGCATGTGTTACATAAGCAACTAATGGAAGCTATCTCAGAGAGTCTAGGCCTGGAGAAAAGTTACTTACAGGAAGAGATCGAAGAAGGGTCACAAGTCATGGCCGTGAACTGCTACCCAGCGTGTCCAGAACCCGAGATAGCCTTGGGGATGCCACCACACTCTGACTTTAGCTCACTGACCATCTTACTCCAAAGCAGCCAGGGGCTTCAGATAAAAGACAAAAACAACAACTGGGTCTGCGTGCCGTACATAGAAGGAGCTCTGATAGTGCAGCTTGGAGATCAAGTAGAAGTGATGAGCAATGGCGTATACAAGAGCGTGGTTCATCGAGTAACAGTGAACAAAGATGTCAACCGCCTCTCTTTCGCGAGCCTTCACAGCTTGCCAATGAACAAGAAGATAAGTCCAGCACCTCAGCTCGTGAATGAAGAGAAACCAGCTGCTTACGGAGATTTCAGCTTTAACGATTTTCTTGAGTATATCTCAAGAAACGATCTTACAAAGCAGAGATTCATTGATACagtcaagaagaacaagttctGA
- the LOC103862895 gene encoding uclacyanin-3, which produces MGSTSVLLLLLLTVVPAVFAVTYRVGDVSGWTSGIDYTTWVTGKTFRVGDTLEFKYGPSHSVSVVNKAGFDACDSSGATQSFSGGDTKIDLTRVGTIHFICPTPGHCLGGMKLAVPVLAAAPSPATPSPTSSPKSPPLAPRSPRKPKTPSPPASPPANGSPSESPAPSPSSLSSTTPSPSNAAFKGVMVSYGMMAFTMLLMFVAMS; this is translated from the exons ATGGGATCAACCAGCGttctcctccttctcctcctaACCGTAGTCCCAGCCGTCTTCGCAGTGACTTACCGGGTCGGTGATGTTTCTGGCTGGACCAGTGGTATTGATTACACGACTTGGGTCACTGGAAAGACTTTCCGGGTCGGTGACACTCtag AGTTCAAGTACGGTCCTTCACACTCAGTGTCCGTGGTGAATAAAGCTGGCTTCGATGCCTGCGACAGTAGCGGAGCAACACAAAGCTTCTCCGGCGGAGACACTAAGATCGATCTTACAAGAGTTGGAACTATACACTTCATTTGCCCTACTCCTGGTCACTGCCTCGGTGGCATGAAACTCGCCGTTCCCGTCCTTGCCGCCGCTCCATCTCCGGCCACTCCTTCACCAACTTCTTCCCCAAAATCTCCACCGCTTGCCCCTCGCTCTCCGCGTAAACCTAAAACTCCATCTCCACCGGCTTCTCCGCCGGCCAATGGCTCACCGTCAGAGTCGCCCGCCCCTTCGCCGTCCTCGCTGTCTTCAACGACCCCATCTCCGTCAAACGCAGCGTTTAAGGGAGTCATGGTGAGCTATGGAATGATGGCGTTCACCATGTTATTGATGTTTGTTGCCATGAGCTAA
- the LOC103862896 gene encoding ELMO domain-containing protein A isoform X1, whose amino-acid sequence MKRPNLYRLRRPIRSIAAETRAGDAPRDLQNSDRTPVCSFPAVIIISFPLSLSLYIVRSHCVCVDQITNTRVVFDSMDDRGGGSFVAVRRISQGLERGNVYHSSSSSAEAVAGSAAWLGRGLSCVCVQGRDGASRPSLDLTPAQECLQRLQSRIDVAYDTSITQHQEALKGLWKLVFPEEELHGIVSEQWKEMGWQGKDPSTDFRGGGFISLENLLYFAKRFPKSFQDLLRKQVGDRSVWEYPFAVAGINITFMLIQMLGLEAVKPRSIVGETFLRFLSVNESAFDILYCIAFKLMDQQWLSMRASYMEFNTVMKSTRRQLEREIMVEDITYIEDMPSYSLLLSQ is encoded by the exons ATGAAACGGCCGAATCTCTATCGATTACGCCGTCCGATACGCTCAATCGCCGCCGAAACTCGGGCCGGCGACGCCCCGAGAGATCTACAAAACTCCGATCGGACGCCGGTTTGCTCGTTCCCGGCGGTAATCATAATCtcatttcctctctctctctctctctacattgTTCGCTCGCATTGCGTCTGTGTTGATCAGATTACGAATACGAGAGTTGTATTCGATTCGATGGATGATAGAGGAGGAGGCTCGTTCGTGGCCGTGAGGAGGATTTCTCAAGGTCTGGAACGAGGAAACGTTTACCATTCGTCTTCTTCATCTG CTGAGGCTGTGGCTGGATCGGCGGCGTGGTTAGGCCGTGGCCTCTCTTGTGTTTGTGTTCAGGGAAGAGATGGCGCCTCTCGTCCTTCGTTAGATCTTACGCCAGCTCAG GAGTGTTTGCAGAGGTTGCAGAGCCGCATTGATGTAGCTTATGACACCTCAATTACTCAGCATCAG GAAGCTCTGAAGGGTCTTTGGAAACTTGTTTTTCCTGAAGAAGAGCTACACGGAATTGTATCTGAGCAGTGGAAGGAAATGGGTTGGCAGGGGAAAGATCCATCTACAGATTTTAG GGGTGGTGGTTTCATATCTCTTGAAAACTTGTTGTACTTCGCTAAGAGATTCCCG AAATCCTTCCAGGACCTTCTGCGGAAGCAGGTTGGGGATCGTTCGGTGTGGGAATACCCGTTTGCCGTTGCTGGCATCAATATTACGTTCATGCTTATCCAGATGCTTGGCCTTGAAGCAG TGAAACCACGAAGTATTGTTGGCGAAACATTTTTGAGATTTCTTTCGG TGAATGAATCTGCGTTTGACATTCTTTATTGCATTGCCTTCAAGCTAATGGATCAGCAATGGCTCTCCATGCGTGCTTCCTACATGGAATTTAAC ACGGTAATGAAATCGACAAGGAGGCAACTGGAGAGAGAGATAATGGTTGAAGACATAACATATATTGAAGATATGCCATCATACAGCCTCCTTCTCAGTCAATAA
- the LOC103862896 gene encoding ELMO domain-containing protein A isoform X2, whose translation MKRPNLYRLRRPIRSIAAETRAGDAPRDLQNSDRTPVCSFPAITNTRVVFDSMDDRGGGSFVAVRRISQGLERGNVYHSSSSSAEAVAGSAAWLGRGLSCVCVQGRDGASRPSLDLTPAQEECLQRLQSRIDVAYDTSITQHQEALKGLWKLVFPEEELHGIVSEQWKEMGWQGKDPSTDFRGGGFISLENLLYFAKRFPKSFQDLLRKQVGDRSVWEYPFAVAGINITFMLIQMLGLEAVKPRSIVGETFLRFLSVNESAFDILYCIAFKLMDQQWLSMRASYMEFNTVMKSTRRQLEREIMVEDITYIEDMPSYSLLLSQ comes from the exons ATGAAACGGCCGAATCTCTATCGATTACGCCGTCCGATACGCTCAATCGCCGCCGAAACTCGGGCCGGCGACGCCCCGAGAGATCTACAAAACTCCGATCGGACGCCGGTTTGCTCGTTCCCGGCG ATTACGAATACGAGAGTTGTATTCGATTCGATGGATGATAGAGGAGGAGGCTCGTTCGTGGCCGTGAGGAGGATTTCTCAAGGTCTGGAACGAGGAAACGTTTACCATTCGTCTTCTTCATCTG CTGAGGCTGTGGCTGGATCGGCGGCGTGGTTAGGCCGTGGCCTCTCTTGTGTTTGTGTTCAGGGAAGAGATGGCGCCTCTCGTCCTTCGTTAGATCTTACGCCAGCTCAGG AGGAGTGTTTGCAGAGGTTGCAGAGCCGCATTGATGTAGCTTATGACACCTCAATTACTCAGCATCAG GAAGCTCTGAAGGGTCTTTGGAAACTTGTTTTTCCTGAAGAAGAGCTACACGGAATTGTATCTGAGCAGTGGAAGGAAATGGGTTGGCAGGGGAAAGATCCATCTACAGATTTTAG GGGTGGTGGTTTCATATCTCTTGAAAACTTGTTGTACTTCGCTAAGAGATTCCCG AAATCCTTCCAGGACCTTCTGCGGAAGCAGGTTGGGGATCGTTCGGTGTGGGAATACCCGTTTGCCGTTGCTGGCATCAATATTACGTTCATGCTTATCCAGATGCTTGGCCTTGAAGCAG TGAAACCACGAAGTATTGTTGGCGAAACATTTTTGAGATTTCTTTCGG TGAATGAATCTGCGTTTGACATTCTTTATTGCATTGCCTTCAAGCTAATGGATCAGCAATGGCTCTCCATGCGTGCTTCCTACATGGAATTTAAC ACGGTAATGAAATCGACAAGGAGGCAACTGGAGAGAGAGATAATGGTTGAAGACATAACATATATTGAAGATATGCCATCATACAGCCTCCTTCTCAGTCAATAA